From the Anaerolineales bacterium genome, one window contains:
- the era gene encoding GTPase Era, whose amino-acid sequence MSANFKAGFVAVVGQPNVGKSTLLNRLMGQPLAAVSPKPQTTRRNQLGILTTEEAQLVFVDTPGLHQEHNKLGALMNEQAQFALQDADVVLFLVDAAHSPQAEDRQLAERLAARRRKAPLVLAINKVDLLSSEQLAARRAEYEALVEAHSVFEISAAQGAGVDALLAHLQGLLPEGQPFYPAEQVTDLYEREITADLIRAAAMQLLREEVPHGIDVRIDQFTERGESGAHIEATIFVERDSHKGIVVGKGGAMIKQIGQAARKEIEAMSERKVFLELRVKVRPNWRNDEKSLKQFGYTRRME is encoded by the coding sequence ATGTCAGCAAACTTCAAAGCCGGATTCGTGGCTGTGGTGGGGCAGCCCAACGTAGGCAAGTCCACGCTGCTCAATCGCCTGATGGGCCAGCCGCTGGCGGCCGTTTCCCCCAAGCCGCAGACCACGCGCCGCAACCAGCTGGGCATCCTCACCACCGAGGAGGCGCAGCTGGTCTTTGTGGATACGCCCGGCCTGCACCAGGAGCACAACAAGCTGGGGGCGCTGATGAACGAGCAGGCCCAATTCGCCCTGCAAGATGCGGATGTGGTCTTGTTCCTGGTGGACGCAGCCCACAGCCCGCAGGCGGAAGACCGCCAACTGGCGGAGCGCCTGGCCGCCCGGCGGCGCAAGGCGCCGCTGGTATTGGCGATCAATAAGGTGGACCTGCTCAGCAGCGAACAGCTGGCCGCCCGCCGGGCCGAGTATGAAGCCCTGGTGGAGGCGCACAGCGTGTTCGAGATCTCGGCGGCGCAGGGCGCCGGGGTGGATGCGCTGCTGGCCCACCTACAGGGCCTGCTGCCGGAGGGCCAGCCCTTCTACCCGGCCGAGCAGGTGACGGACTTATATGAAAGAGAGATCACCGCCGACCTGATCCGGGCGGCGGCGATGCAGCTGCTGCGAGAGGAAGTGCCGCATGGCATTGACGTGCGCATTGACCAGTTCACGGAGCGCGGCGAGAGCGGGGCGCATATTGAGGCGACCATCTTCGTCGAGCGCGATTCGCACAAGGGCATCGTGGTGGGCAAGGGCGGGGCGATGATCAAGCAGATCGGCCAGGCAGCGCGCAAAGAGATCGAAGCCATGAGTGAGCGCAAGGTCTTTTTGGAGCTGCGAGTGAAGGTGCGGCCCAACTGGCGCAACGACGAGAAATCGCTGAAGCAGTTTGGCTACACGCGGAGGATGGAATGA
- the rpsT gene encoding 30S ribosomal protein S20 produces MANIKSAIKRNKQNEKRRLRNRVFRGTARTFVKKALTAMGAGELEEAREATRLAASALDKAAQKGIIHKNNAARRKGALMGKLAAMEKSS; encoded by the coding sequence TTGGCAAACATTAAATCTGCCATTAAACGCAACAAACAAAACGAAAAGCGCCGCCTGCGCAACCGTGTCTTTCGCGGTACCGCCCGCACTTTCGTTAAGAAGGCCCTGACCGCCATGGGCGCCGGGGAGCTGGAAGAGGCTCGTGAGGCCACCCGCCTGGCCGCCAGCGCGCTGGACAAGGCCGCCCAGAAGGGCATCATCCACAAGAACAATGCCGCTCGCCGCAAGGGCGCCCTGATGGGCAAACTTGCCGCCATGGAAAAGAGCAGCTAG
- the argS gene encoding arginine--tRNA ligase produces MFDAEKQAIEARLRAFCEAQGLPAPDQVQWSQIPFAGEWGISTSLFQIAADSARQGGQKVNVPQRASELAEALAAELGTPPGFSRVEAVRGYLNLYFAAADYAARVLQDVAAAGERYGHGAPKGEQVMLEYSQPNTHKAFHVGHLRNMILGAALCNIIEAAGYQMVRANYIGDFGKDVMKWVWNYKARHMGEQPPAEDVTRWMGDLYAEASRELENNPDGEAEIRALFSQWEDPQSEAHQLWQLTRQWSLDGFNEIYDLMGIRFDRIYYESEMEKPSKQMVTQLIAEGIATDERSEDGPVVVKLDQLLGLEQEKFRVMVLMRSDGTALYGAWDLALALAKFREYELTKSIYVVDVRQSLHFQQVFKTLELAGYSDLMKKVLHIPYEVVNLPGNIILSSREGVVVLLEELIREATRRTGEIVAEKNPELDAATRAQVARQVGLAAIKYPMLARENTKIATFDWEAALDFNGQAAPYMQYAHVRANSILRRAGGAPAAAVPGQDLHKSEIELIDLISQLPDTVQRAAAEYKTLHITNLAYEVAKAFNDFYNQCPVLGAEEPARSFRLGLVAAAKQALANCLALLGIEAPEVM; encoded by the coding sequence ATGTTTGACGCCGAAAAGCAAGCCATCGAAGCCCGCCTGCGCGCTTTCTGTGAAGCGCAAGGCCTGCCCGCTCCCGACCAGGTGCAGTGGAGCCAGATCCCCTTCGCCGGGGAATGGGGCATCTCCACCTCCCTGTTCCAGATCGCCGCAGACTCCGCCCGCCAGGGCGGCCAGAAGGTCAACGTGCCGCAGCGCGCCAGCGAGCTGGCCGAGGCGCTGGCCGCCGAGCTGGGCACGCCGCCCGGCTTCTCCCGCGTCGAGGCCGTGCGCGGTTACCTGAACCTGTACTTCGCCGCCGCCGACTACGCCGCCCGCGTCCTGCAAGATGTGGCCGCCGCCGGCGAAAGATACGGCCACGGCGCGCCCAAGGGCGAGCAGGTCATGCTGGAATATTCGCAGCCCAACACGCACAAAGCCTTCCACGTCGGCCACCTGCGCAACATGATCCTGGGCGCCGCCCTGTGCAACATCATCGAAGCCGCCGGTTACCAGATGGTGCGCGCCAACTACATTGGCGACTTCGGCAAGGATGTGATGAAGTGGGTCTGGAACTACAAGGCCCGCCACATGGGCGAGCAGCCCCCTGCCGAAGACGTGACGCGCTGGATGGGCGATCTGTACGCCGAGGCCAGCCGCGAGCTGGAGAACAACCCGGACGGCGAAGCCGAGATCCGGGCGCTCTTCAGCCAGTGGGAAGACCCGCAAAGCGAAGCCCACCAGCTGTGGCAGCTGACCCGCCAGTGGTCGCTGGACGGCTTCAACGAGATCTATGACCTGATGGGCATCCGCTTCGACCGCATCTATTACGAGAGCGAGATGGAAAAGCCCTCCAAGCAGATGGTTACCCAGCTGATCGCCGAAGGCATTGCCACCGACGAGCGCAGTGAAGACGGCCCGGTGGTGGTCAAGCTGGACCAGCTGCTGGGCCTGGAGCAGGAGAAGTTCCGCGTGATGGTGCTGATGCGCTCGGACGGCACCGCCCTGTACGGCGCCTGGGACCTGGCGCTGGCCCTGGCCAAGTTCCGTGAATACGAGCTGACCAAGTCCATCTACGTGGTGGATGTGCGCCAGTCGCTGCACTTCCAGCAGGTCTTCAAGACCCTGGAGCTGGCCGGCTACAGCGATCTGATGAAGAAGGTGCTGCACATCCCCTACGAAGTGGTCAACCTGCCCGGCAACATCATCCTCTCCTCGCGCGAGGGCGTGGTGGTGCTGCTGGAAGAGCTGATCCGCGAGGCCACCCGCCGCACCGGCGAGATCGTGGCCGAGAAGAACCCCGAGCTGGACGCCGCTACCCGCGCCCAGGTCGCCCGCCAGGTCGGCCTGGCGGCCATCAAGTACCCGATGCTGGCCCGCGAGAACACCAAGATCGCCACCTTCGACTGGGAAGCCGCCCTGGACTTCAACGGCCAGGCCGCCCCCTACATGCAATACGCCCACGTGCGCGCCAACAGCATCCTGCGCCGAGCGGGCGGCGCGCCCGCCGCGGCTGTGCCGGGGCAAGACCTGCACAAGAGCGAGATCGAATTGATCGACCTGATCTCGCAGCTGCCCGACACGGTGCAGCGCGCCGCCGCCGAGTACAAGACCCTGCACATCACCAACCTGGCCTACGAGGTCGCCAAGGCTTTCAACGACTTCTACAACCAGTGCCCCGTGCTGGGGGCCGAGGAACCGGCCCGCAGCTTCCGCCTGGGGCTGGTGGCGGCTGCCAAGCAGGCGCTGGCCAACTGCCTGGCGCTGCTGGGCATTGAAGCCCCTGAAGTAATGTAG
- a CDS encoding type II toxin-antitoxin system PemK/MazF family toxin gives MRRGEIWLVNLDPTIGSEIRKQRPAVIVNRNSVGILPLKIVVPITGWNDKFAEAPWLVPLERNSTIGLVKKSAADTFQVRSVSDQRLVRRLGALDADTLQRIDAALSLALDLD, from the coding sequence ATGCGTAGAGGGGAAATCTGGCTGGTCAACCTGGACCCGACCATTGGCTCTGAGATACGCAAGCAGCGCCCCGCGGTCATCGTCAACCGCAATTCCGTCGGCATCCTGCCGTTAAAGATCGTGGTGCCGATTACCGGCTGGAATGACAAATTCGCCGAAGCGCCCTGGTTGGTGCCGTTGGAACGCAACTCCACTATCGGCCTGGTCAAGAAATCGGCTGCAGACACTTTCCAAGTGCGCTCAGTCAGTGACCAACGCCTGGTGCGCCGCCTGGGAGCGCTGGATGCGGACACCCTGCAGCGGATAGATGCCGCGCTGAGCCTGGCACTGGATTTGGATTGA
- a CDS encoding AAA family ATPase produces the protein MSTPYRPNPEAAKYAARLIQHNHKESLPSDLPIEWVYITDAIDQVAARGRRARYAAFVEATRDFHFEMVEEVNAVLETVEDPEEKSRIYYRADDAYTDPPQTEWCVEGVFARPSLNLLVGPPGSLKTWAALDLAVAVAAGLSWLGRAVTQAPTIFVDEETGLSRLWGRIHAVLHGRSAGYGLPLHFVSFGGYDLRQPQDIQHLIQRALTFEAQLIVIDTLAGVLRGGDENSVLSVQPLLYNLRRLAEHCRAAVLLIHHTNRSGSFRGSSSISAGVDLMLGVQSPEEARIDFETLKARHAAPSAFAAQVHFEQDVATPLRVHLTAAEHRPHLGQKPPRPGVLADILDYIEEHDSATTPQLIAWLAEYSPGTVRNAVHQLVAAGRIRRANEGLHGKTALFELVDPSMENENA, from the coding sequence ATGTCCACGCCATACAGGCCCAATCCCGAGGCCGCCAAATACGCTGCCCGCCTCATCCAGCACAACCACAAAGAATCCTTGCCGTCAGACCTGCCCATCGAATGGGTCTACATCACCGACGCCATAGACCAGGTAGCCGCCCGCGGCCGCCGTGCCCGTTACGCGGCCTTCGTCGAGGCCACCCGCGATTTCCATTTCGAGATGGTCGAAGAGGTCAACGCCGTCCTCGAAACCGTCGAAGACCCCGAGGAAAAATCGCGTATCTACTACCGCGCAGACGATGCCTACACCGACCCGCCGCAAACCGAATGGTGCGTCGAAGGCGTATTTGCCCGCCCCAGCCTCAACCTATTGGTTGGCCCGCCCGGCTCGCTCAAAACCTGGGCCGCGCTCGACCTCGCTGTCGCTGTGGCCGCTGGCCTATCTTGGCTGGGTAGAGCGGTCACCCAGGCACCCACAATTTTTGTCGATGAAGAAACCGGCCTCAGCCGCCTTTGGGGCCGCATCCACGCCGTGCTCCACGGCCGCTCTGCGGGCTACGGCCTGCCCTTGCACTTCGTCTCCTTCGGCGGCTACGACCTGCGCCAACCGCAAGACATTCAACACCTCATACAGCGCGCCCTCACCTTCGAAGCCCAGCTCATCGTCATCGACACATTGGCAGGCGTCCTACGCGGTGGCGACGAGAACTCCGTGCTCTCTGTCCAGCCCTTGCTCTACAACCTTCGCCGCCTAGCCGAGCACTGCCGCGCCGCCGTCCTACTCATCCACCACACCAACCGCTCCGGCAGTTTCCGCGGCTCCTCCTCCATCTCGGCCGGGGTCGACCTCATGCTTGGTGTCCAGTCGCCCGAAGAAGCCCGCATTGACTTCGAAACGCTCAAAGCCCGTCACGCCGCCCCATCCGCTTTTGCTGCCCAGGTGCACTTCGAACAAGACGTAGCCACCCCGCTGCGTGTCCACCTCACCGCCGCCGAACATCGCCCGCATCTCGGCCAAAAGCCGCCTCGCCCCGGTGTCCTCGCCGACATCCTGGACTATATCGAAGAGCACGATTCCGCCACCACACCCCAGCTCATCGCCTGGCTCGCCGAATACTCGCCCGGCACCGTGCGCAACGCCGTCCACCAGCTCGTGGCCGCCGGGCGGATCCGCCGCGCCAACGAAGGGCTTCATGGCAAAACCGCCTTATTCGAACTGGTCGATCCTTCTATGGAGAATGAAAATGCCTGA
- a CDS encoding ATP-binding protein has product MSDELKGILKRIAENTSKASSQTTSSTENPRAYLAGDPDCPQCGGLGYVRSEVPPGHPEFGKLQICSCRHGEVAQHSRRRLYAISRLDELNHLSFDNFEVRGRVGLTARQADSLETAFNQAQHFARTMEGWLLLEGGYGSGKTHLAAAIANFAVSVGLPAIFITVPDLLDELRFSYGSEHGFEERFEEIRQAPLLILDDFGTQNATEWAQEKLFQILNHRYINRLPLVVTTNLSLDQVEGRIRSRLSDPELVSHLRVQAPDYRRPMDDSSQNELSALHLLRERNFANFDLREGEGLPGADQKSLRKAFDAARKYAEKPKGWLVFMGSHGSGKTHLAAAIANYSQDMGKVPLFVMVPDLLDHLRATFNPNSPVSYDRRFEEIRNSELLVLDDLGTQSATPWAREKLYQLFNHRYNAQLPTVITTADRLDDMDPRIRSRMLDTRLCTIFGITASSYTGRRKTK; this is encoded by the coding sequence ATGAGCGACGAACTCAAGGGGATTCTGAAAAGGATCGCCGAAAATACGTCGAAGGCGAGTTCTCAGACTACATCGAGCACTGAGAACCCGCGCGCCTATCTGGCCGGCGACCCGGACTGCCCGCAGTGCGGCGGGCTGGGCTATGTGCGCAGCGAGGTGCCTCCCGGCCACCCCGAGTTCGGCAAGCTGCAGATCTGCAGCTGCCGGCACGGCGAGGTGGCTCAGCACAGCCGCCGCCGGCTGTACGCCATCAGCCGCCTGGACGAGCTCAACCACCTCAGCTTCGACAACTTCGAGGTGCGCGGCCGGGTGGGCCTGACCGCCCGCCAGGCCGACTCGCTGGAGACGGCCTTTAACCAGGCGCAGCACTTCGCCCGTACTATGGAAGGCTGGCTGCTGCTGGAGGGCGGCTATGGCAGCGGCAAGACCCACCTGGCGGCGGCCATTGCCAACTTCGCTGTCTCGGTCGGCCTGCCGGCCATCTTCATCACCGTACCCGACCTGCTGGATGAGCTGCGCTTCTCCTACGGCTCGGAGCACGGCTTCGAGGAGCGCTTCGAAGAGATCCGCCAGGCGCCGCTGCTGATCCTGGACGACTTCGGCACGCAGAACGCCACCGAGTGGGCCCAGGAGAAGCTGTTCCAGATCCTCAACCACCGCTACATCAACCGCCTGCCGCTGGTGGTGACCACCAACCTGAGCCTGGACCAGGTCGAGGGGCGCATCCGCTCGCGCTTGTCTGACCCGGAGCTGGTCAGCCATCTGCGCGTGCAGGCGCCGGACTACCGCCGCCCGATGGACGACAGCAGCCAGAACGAGCTCTCGGCGCTGCACCTGCTGCGCGAGCGCAACTTCGCCAACTTTGACCTGCGTGAGGGCGAGGGGCTGCCGGGGGCGGACCAGAAGTCGCTGCGCAAGGCCTTTGACGCGGCCCGCAAATATGCTGAGAAGCCCAAGGGCTGGCTGGTGTTCATGGGCTCGCACGGCAGCGGCAAGACGCACCTGGCGGCGGCCATCGCCAATTACAGCCAGGACATGGGCAAGGTGCCGCTGTTCGTGATGGTGCCGGACCTGCTGGACCACCTGCGGGCGACCTTCAACCCCAACAGCCCGGTCAGCTACGACCGCCGCTTTGAGGAGATCCGCAACAGCGAGCTGCTGGTGCTGGACGACCTGGGCACCCAGTCGGCCACGCCCTGGGCGCGCGAGAAGCTCTACCAGCTGTTCAACCATCGCTACAACGCCCAGCTGCCCACGGTGATCACCACGGCCGACCGGCTGGATGATATGGACCCGCGCATCCGCTCACGCATGTTGGATACGCGGCTGTGCACGATTTTTGGCATTACTGCCTCTTCGTATACGGGCAGGCGTAAGACGAAGTAA
- a CDS encoding DnaD domain protein — MSAPFPGFPDGKLRFTRIPGPFFSQLLPQVDDLNELKVLLYAFWKLERMEGDPRYLQPEDFSDDAVFMAGLGDAAALADGLARAVGRGVLLLAELEFDGAQRRFYFLNSPRGREALQAIADGAWKPSGDARYPIELAQEHGNLFSLYEKHIGPITPMLADILKQAEKDYPHDWLQEAIGIAVQNNARSWSYVDAILRRWQEGGKDERRTQGDSEKDRRKYVEGEFSDYIEH, encoded by the coding sequence GTGAGCGCCCCGTTCCCCGGTTTCCCGGACGGCAAGCTGCGCTTCACCCGCATCCCCGGGCCGTTCTTCAGCCAGCTGCTGCCGCAGGTGGACGACCTGAATGAGCTGAAGGTGCTGCTGTACGCCTTCTGGAAGCTGGAGCGCATGGAAGGCGACCCGCGCTACCTGCAGCCCGAAGACTTTAGTGACGATGCGGTCTTCATGGCCGGGCTGGGGGACGCGGCCGCCCTGGCAGACGGGCTGGCGCGCGCCGTGGGGCGCGGCGTCCTGCTGCTGGCCGAGCTGGAGTTCGACGGCGCCCAGCGCCGCTTCTACTTCCTCAACTCGCCGCGCGGGCGGGAGGCGCTGCAGGCCATTGCCGACGGAGCCTGGAAGCCTTCCGGCGACGCCCGCTACCCGATCGAGCTGGCTCAGGAGCACGGCAACCTGTTCAGCCTGTATGAGAAGCACATCGGCCCGATCACGCCCATGCTGGCCGACATATTGAAGCAGGCCGAAAAAGACTATCCGCACGATTGGCTGCAAGAAGCCATCGGCATTGCGGTGCAGAACAACGCCCGCTCGTGGAGTTATGTGGACGCCATTTTGCGGCGTTGGCAGGAAGGAGGCAAAGATGAGCGACGAACTCAAGGGGATTCTGAAAAGGATCGCCGAAAATACGTCGAAGGCGAGTTCTCAGACTACATCGAGCACTGA
- the dnaB gene encoding replicative DNA helicase encodes MSDLFPQEAEQAPSPQLVPHSRETEEAVIGSVLINPEAYYDVAGFLTGDDFHIHRLRWIWEAFTALHEQRIPVDMLTVTEELDKQGRLAEVGGPAYLTSLVNNVPSSMHAEAYGRLVQHSSIRRRLLEAANKIAKVAYQEDITVESAIDEAEKAVFGASEQRLSTDLQPIKVVLSDYFDQVEQMSRRGEEIYGVPTGFIDLDRLLMGLQPSDLLIFAGRPAQGKTSFLMSVAKNAAQIAKKHVAIFSMEMSNDQLVQRLLSQETGINGQKMRSGKLNQNEWDLFAQAMDVLGDTRIFLDDTPGISPTQMRAKCRRLHMEFGLDLIVVDYLQLMRGETRNENRVQEVSYISRSLKVLARELNVPVLAAAQLSRAVEQRADKRPVLSDLRESGSLEQDADIVMFIHRPDLNEEDSLRKNVAEIMISKHRNGPTGIVELVFREDLAKFENAATKNIDFSEF; translated from the coding sequence ATGAGCGATCTCTTCCCGCAAGAAGCCGAGCAAGCCCCCAGCCCGCAGTTGGTTCCGCACAGCCGCGAGACCGAAGAGGCCGTGATCGGCTCGGTGCTGATCAACCCCGAAGCCTATTACGACGTGGCCGGTTTCCTGACCGGCGACGACTTCCACATCCACCGCCTGCGCTGGATCTGGGAGGCTTTCACCGCCTTGCATGAGCAGCGCATCCCGGTGGACATGCTGACCGTCACCGAGGAGCTGGACAAGCAGGGCCGCCTGGCCGAGGTGGGCGGCCCGGCCTACCTGACCAGCCTGGTCAACAACGTGCCCAGCTCCATGCACGCCGAGGCCTATGGCCGGCTGGTGCAGCACAGCTCCATCCGCCGCCGCCTGCTGGAAGCCGCCAACAAGATCGCCAAGGTGGCTTACCAGGAAGACATCACCGTGGAGAGCGCCATTGACGAGGCCGAGAAGGCCGTTTTCGGCGCCAGCGAGCAGCGCCTCTCCACCGACCTGCAGCCGATCAAGGTGGTGCTGTCGGACTACTTCGACCAGGTGGAGCAGATGTCCCGCCGCGGCGAAGAGATCTACGGCGTGCCCACCGGCTTTATTGACCTGGACCGGCTCTTGATGGGCCTGCAGCCCTCCGACCTGCTGATCTTCGCCGGCCGCCCGGCCCAGGGTAAGACCAGCTTCCTGATGTCGGTGGCCAAGAACGCCGCTCAGATCGCCAAGAAGCATGTCGCCATTTTCTCGATGGAAATGTCCAACGACCAGTTGGTGCAGCGCCTGCTGTCGCAGGAGACCGGCATCAACGGCCAGAAGATGCGCAGCGGCAAGCTGAACCAAAACGAGTGGGACCTGTTCGCCCAGGCGATGGATGTGCTGGGCGACACGCGCATCTTTCTGGATGACACGCCCGGCATTTCGCCCACGCAGATGCGCGCCAAGTGCCGCCGCCTGCATATGGAATTTGGCCTGGACCTGATTGTGGTGGATTATTTGCAGCTGATGCGCGGCGAGACACGCAACGAGAACCGTGTGCAAGAGGTCTCGTATATTTCGCGCAGCCTGAAGGTGCTGGCCCGCGAGCTGAACGTGCCGGTGCTGGCCGCCGCCCAGCTCTCGCGCGCCGTGGAGCAGCGCGCCGACAAACGCCCGGTCCTGTCCGACCTGCGTGAGTCCGGCTCGCTGGAACAGGATGCCGACATCGTCATGTTCATCCACCGGCCCGACCTGAACGAAGAGGACAGCCTGCGCAAGAACGTGGCTGAGATCATGATCAGCAAGCACCGCAACGGGCCTACCGGCATTGTCGAGCTGGTCTTCCGTGAGGACCTGGCCAAGTTCGAGAACGCCGCCACCAAGAACATCGACTTCTCGGAGTTTTAG
- a CDS encoding bifunctional nuclease family protein, whose translation MIEVVIDSIRVGLMSQQRVVILREVDAERYLAIWIDPYMAEQITFALQEVEVARPMTHDLIREMLRSLEARVSRVEVRALKADVFYGNIVVEVDGRTVNVDSRPSDALAIAVRTHVPIMVSREVMDAVGIVPEEDLDEGEFSPDDIFEEKPQAEEADSRLEVFEDFLDNLSIGEDGDDDAEEDEPGGENN comes from the coding sequence ATGATCGAAGTCGTCATTGATAGCATTCGCGTCGGGCTGATGTCCCAGCAGCGCGTGGTGATCTTGCGTGAGGTGGATGCCGAGCGCTACCTGGCCATTTGGATCGACCCGTACATGGCCGAGCAGATCACCTTCGCCTTGCAGGAGGTCGAAGTGGCCCGACCAATGACGCATGACTTGATCCGCGAAATGCTGCGTTCGCTGGAGGCGCGCGTCTCGCGCGTGGAAGTGCGCGCCCTCAAGGCCGATGTCTTTTACGGCAACATCGTGGTCGAGGTGGACGGGCGCACGGTCAATGTCGACTCGCGGCCCTCGGATGCGCTGGCCATCGCCGTGCGCACGCACGTGCCCATCATGGTCTCGCGCGAGGTGATGGACGCCGTCGGCATCGTGCCGGAGGAAGACCTGGACGAGGGCGAGTTCTCCCCCGACGACATTTTCGAAGAGAAACCGCAGGCGGAAGAAGCCGACAGCCGCCTGGAAGTGTTTGAAGACTTTCTGGACAACCTCAGCATCGGCGAGGACGGGGACGACGATGCTGAGGAAGACGAACCCGGCGGCGAGAACAACTAG
- a CDS encoding response regulator transcription factor yields MARKFIKASNTRILWVEGRWTSNPEFVPTLLQKNFQVERVTSGKQAISRVEKSRHDLVIVDAASMRTNGKRICTSVRNLVESMPILVISDSQYPIEAGFDCANAVLVLPFTPRKLINRIGLLLPADEDGLLRAGPLELDLNAQTVKVHGKKTALTPRLMKLLRMLIDNAGQAVPRDTLFKEVWRTEYTGDTRTLDVHISWLRQAIEKDPKKPKLLHTMRRMGYRLDI; encoded by the coding sequence ATGGCGCGCAAGTTCATCAAAGCCAGCAACACGCGCATTCTGTGGGTAGAAGGCCGCTGGACCAGCAACCCCGAATTCGTCCCCACCCTGCTCCAGAAGAATTTCCAAGTGGAGCGGGTCACCTCCGGAAAACAAGCCATCAGCCGAGTAGAAAAGAGCCGTCACGATCTGGTGATCGTCGACGCGGCTTCGATGCGCACCAACGGCAAGCGCATCTGCACCTCAGTGCGCAACCTGGTGGAGAGTATGCCGATCCTGGTGATCTCCGACTCGCAATACCCCATCGAAGCCGGCTTCGATTGCGCCAACGCGGTATTGGTGCTGCCCTTCACGCCGCGCAAGCTGATCAACCGCATCGGCCTGCTGCTGCCGGCGGACGAAGACGGCCTGCTGCGGGCCGGCCCGCTGGAGCTGGACCTGAACGCGCAGACGGTCAAGGTTCACGGCAAGAAGACGGCGCTGACCCCGCGCCTGATGAAGCTGCTGCGCATGCTGATCGACAATGCCGGCCAGGCCGTGCCGCGCGATACGCTGTTCAAAGAAGTGTGGCGCACCGAATACACCGGGGATACGCGCACACTGGACGTGCACATCAGCTGGCTGCGCCAGGCGATCGAAAAGGACCCCAAGAAGCCCAAGCTGCTGCACACCATGCGGCGCATGGGCTACCGGCTGGATATATAA
- a CDS encoding metal-dependent transcriptional regulator: protein MSDSQATPAMQRYAAEVFRIQQDTPQVSLSILADNVESSPQAIARMVKRLTDAGYATYEPYRGIRLTMEGERIAMPALRRHRLGEVFLVKVMGYDWAAAHELTDVFERGMNGELEDRMAEMAGNPTRCPHGEPIPSKDGTIIMPQDAPLVDMEPGSAWRLSRVRTHDMDKLRYIGNLGLTPGVEFTLVSRAPFNGPLRLQFERSDQVIGYELASSLWVEKA from the coding sequence ATGTCTGACTCACAGGCTACTCCCGCCATGCAGCGCTACGCCGCCGAGGTGTTCCGCATCCAGCAGGACACCCCGCAGGTTTCGCTTTCCATTCTGGCGGATAATGTCGAATCCTCTCCGCAGGCGATCGCCCGCATGGTCAAACGCCTGACCGACGCCGGCTACGCCACCTACGAGCCGTACCGCGGCATCCGCCTGACGATGGAAGGCGAGCGCATTGCCATGCCGGCCCTGCGCCGCCACCGCCTGGGCGAAGTTTTCCTGGTCAAGGTTATGGGCTACGACTGGGCCGCCGCCCACGAGCTGACCGACGTCTTTGAGCGCGGCATGAACGGCGAGCTGGAGGACCGCATGGCGGAAATGGCCGGCAACCCGACCCGCTGCCCGCACGGCGAACCCATCCCTAGCAAGGACGGCACCATCATCATGCCGCAGGATGCGCCGCTGGTGGACATGGAACCCGGCAGCGCCTGGCGGCTGAGCCGGGTGCGCACGCATGACATGGACAAGCTGCGCTACATCGGCAACCTGGGCCTGACCCCCGGCGTGGAATTCACCCTGGTCAGCCGGGCGCCGTTCAATGGCCCGCTGCGCCTGCAATTCGAGCGCAGCGATCAGGTCATCGGCTACGAGCTGGCCTCCAGCCTGTGGGTGGAGAAAGCCTAG
- the phoU gene encoding phosphate signaling complex protein PhoU: protein MTRETLERKMHELLDEVLLLGSMVEQATLQAVRALRDHNLAASEEVYKADKIINEKRFELEERTLVLIATQQPMAGDLRILAAVLDVASELERMGDYAKGIGKINLNLGAESRLKVPAELMQMAEISVDMLHRALEAFVTRDADAASQIPAEDDKVDALFTVVNNEILRQMGADPGDIGHINHLMWACHNLERMADRVTNICERTIFVATGKLAEFDSSDDEQRQLAK from the coding sequence ATGACCCGGGAAACGCTTGAACGCAAAATGCACGAACTTCTGGATGAGGTGCTGCTGCTGGGCAGCATGGTGGAGCAAGCCACCCTGCAGGCCGTGCGCGCCCTGAGAGATCACAACCTAGCCGCCTCGGAAGAAGTCTACAAAGCGGACAAGATCATTAATGAAAAGCGCTTCGAACTGGAAGAGCGCACCCTGGTGCTGATCGCCACCCAGCAGCCCATGGCGGGCGACCTGCGCATCCTGGCCGCTGTGCTGGACGTGGCCAGCGAGCTGGAGCGCATGGGCGATTACGCCAAGGGCATTGGCAAGATCAACCTGAACCTGGGCGCCGAGAGCCGTCTGAAGGTGCCGGCCGAACTGATGCAAATGGCCGAGATCAGTGTGGATATGCTGCACCGCGCCCTAGAAGCCTTTGTGACCCGCGATGCAGATGCGGCCAGCCAGATCCCGGCCGAGGACGACAAGGTGGACGCCCTGTTCACAGTGGTCAACAACGAGATCTTGCGCCAGATGGGGGCCGACCCCGGCGATATTGGCCACATCAATCACCTGATGTGGGCCTGCCACAACCTGGAGCGCATGGCCGACCGCGTGACCAACATCTGCGAACGCACCATCTTTGTGGCCACCGGCAAACTGGCCGAGTTCGACAGCAGCGACGACGAGCAGCGCCAACTGGCCAAGTAG